A stretch of Cucumis sativus cultivar 9930 chromosome 2, Cucumber_9930_V3, whole genome shotgun sequence DNA encodes these proteins:
- the LOC101220461 gene encoding pentatricopeptide repeat-containing protein At5g04780, mitochondrial, which produces MSLSHSTSRFSFVLRSCAQSYAIAQAKQAHAQILIHGFLPHLTLLTDLLLVYCKCGFLHDARNVFDKMAHRNMHSWNILIASYVHNSFYFDALNVFNEFRHLGFLPDHYTLPQMFKASVGIGDAYLGKRLHCWTIKLGFVGYVVVGSTVLDFYAKCGIVGDARKVFDDMIFKDTVSWNSMISGYGRAGVYMDALDCFKRMLLEGANMDFMTIPSVLNACGGEGDLRKGKEIHCLVLKSPVFAADVAVGNSLIDMYSKCGSLLNSEKVFWNMSRLNIVTWTTMISCYGAHGKGEKSLVLFNKMKDCGIQPNSVTLTAILASCSHAGYINEGWRIFQSIISDNKVEPTVEHYACAVDLLSRFGFLKEAFLLIRNMKVKAAASIWGALLSGCMIHRNLEFGEIAANQLFKLEPTNPSNFIALISIYESLGMTHGVSLTREKMRDLGLTKVPGCSCIIIDGIVHKFYGGGNSHPLALRISEPLNSVRQAAVSCETT; this is translated from the coding sequence ATGTCTCTTAGTCATAGCACTTCTCGTTTCTCTTTCGTTCTCAGAAGCTGTGCTCAATCTTATGCAATTGCCCAAGCAAAGCAAGCCCACGCTCAAATCCTCATCCATGGCTTCCTTCCACATTTAACTCTTCTAACCGATCTTCTTTTGGTGTATTGCAAATGTGGGTTCCTTCACGACGCCCGCAACGTGTTTGACAAAATGGCTCACAGAAACATGCACTCTTGGAATATCTTGATTGCTTCTTATGTTCATAATTCTTTCTACTTTGATGCATTAAATGTGTTTAATGAGTTTAGACACCTTGGTTTTCTGCCTGACCACTATACTTTGCCTCAGATGTTTAAGGCTAGTGTTGGTATTGGGGATGCTTATTTGGGAAAGAGACTTCATTGTTGGACAATTAAGCTGGGGTTTGTTGGTTATGTTGTTGTAGGCAGTACGGTTTTAGACTTTTACGCTAAATGTGGGATTGTGGGTGATGCTAGGAAGgtgtttgatgatatgatCTTCAAAGATACAGTTTCTTGGAACTCAATGATTTCTGGGTATGGGAGGGCTGGGGTTTATATGGATGCGTTGGATTGTTTTAAGCGCATGCTCTTGGAAGGAGCGAATATGGATTTTATGACAATTCCTAGCGTTTTGAATGCTTGTGGAGGGGAAGGAGAtttgagaaaaggaaaagagattCATTGCTTAGTTTTGAAGAGTCCGGTATTTGCTGCTGATGTTGCAGTTGGGAACTCATTGATTGATATGTATTCGAAGTGTGGAAGCCTGCTTAATTCTGAAAAGGTCTTTTGGAATATGAGTAGGTTGAACATTGTTACATGGACCACAATGATTTCTTGTTATGGGGCTCATGGGAAAGGAGAGAAATCCTTGGTCTTGTTTAACAAAATGAAGGATTGTGGAATCCAACCCAATTCTGTAACACTGACAGCCATTTTGGCTAGCTGCAGTCATGCAGGTTATATCAACGAAGGTTGGAGAATTTTCCAGTCTATTATTTCAGATAATAAGGTTGAACCGACGGTAGAACATTATGCTTGTGCTGTTGATCTTCTGAGTCGCTTTGGCTTTCTGAAGGAAGCGTTTCTGTTGATTAGAAATATGAAGGTCAAAGCTGCTGCAAGCATTTGGGGTGCTCTGCTTTCTGGTTGTATGATCCACAGGAACCTTGAGTTTGGAGAAATTGCAGCTAACCAGCTTTTCAAGTTGGAACCTACAAATCCAAGCAATTTTATAGCCTTGATTAGTATATATGAATCTCTTGGTATGACGCATGGTGTTTCGCTGACTAGAGAGAAGATGAGAGACCTGGGTTTGACGAAAGTTCCTGGTTGCAGCTGCATAATCATTGATGGAATTGTACATAAATTCTACGGAGGGGGGAATTCTCATCCTTTGGCTTTGAGAATATCTGAACCATTAAATTCAGTAAGACAAGCAGCCGTAAGCTGTGAAACAACTTAG